Proteins encoded in a region of the Deinococcus aerius genome:
- the nspC gene encoding carboxynorspermidine decarboxylase: MTVSDLQLPAVTPTESIDWAAIPSPAFVLDESRLRRNLALIGYVQRESGAQIIVAFKGFAMWSTFPLLREYGITGATASSLNEAILAREEMRGEVHVYAPAYSEEDFPRILELADHLVFNSFSQWERFRPQVEAARAAGKQLHVGLRVNPEYAEVETDLYNPAGPFSRLGVTRREFRPELLDGIDGLHFHTLCEKDSDTLERTLEVVERNFGEFLPRMKWVNFGGGHLMTRAGYDIDRLIRVVRAFRQKWGVHVILEPGSAFGWQTGWLVSSVLDVVHNVKDIAILDVSVSAHMPDVLEMPYRPRILGARDPGEGETTHREANDYAPGDHPYIIGGTTCLAGDVVGEYVFDHELHVGDRVVFDDMIHYTMVKTTFFNGVKHPDLGILHLDGSYERVKTFGYEEFKAKLS, encoded by the coding sequence ATGACCGTCTCCGACCTCCAGCTTCCCGCCGTGACGCCTACGGAGTCCATCGACTGGGCGGCCATCCCCAGCCCCGCCTTCGTCCTCGACGAGTCCCGGCTGAGGCGTAACCTCGCCCTGATCGGGTACGTGCAGCGCGAGAGCGGCGCGCAGATCATCGTGGCGTTCAAGGGTTTTGCGATGTGGAGCACGTTCCCCCTGCTGCGCGAGTATGGCATCACCGGCGCGACCGCCAGCAGCCTGAACGAGGCGATCCTGGCGCGCGAGGAGATGCGGGGGGAGGTTCACGTCTACGCCCCCGCCTACAGCGAGGAGGATTTTCCCCGCATCCTCGAACTCGCCGATCACCTCGTCTTCAACTCGTTCTCGCAGTGGGAGCGGTTCAGGCCGCAGGTGGAGGCTGCCCGCGCCGCCGGGAAGCAGCTCCACGTCGGCCTGCGGGTGAACCCCGAGTACGCGGAGGTCGAGACGGACCTGTACAACCCCGCCGGGCCGTTTTCCCGCCTGGGCGTCACACGGCGCGAGTTCCGCCCCGAACTGCTCGACGGCATCGACGGCCTGCACTTCCACACCCTCTGCGAGAAGGACTCCGACACGTTGGAGCGCACGCTGGAGGTCGTGGAGCGCAACTTTGGCGAGTTCCTGCCCCGCATGAAGTGGGTCAACTTCGGCGGCGGCCACCTGATGACCCGCGCGGGGTACGACATCGACCGCCTGATCCGGGTGGTGCGCGCCTTCCGGCAGAAGTGGGGCGTCCACGTGATTCTCGAACCCGGCTCGGCTTTCGGGTGGCAGACGGGCTGGCTCGTCAGCAGCGTACTCGACGTGGTGCACAACGTGAAGGACATCGCCATCCTCGACGTGTCGGTCTCCGCCCACATGCCCGACGTGCTGGAGATGCCCTACCGCCCGCGCATCCTGGGGGCCCGCGACCCCGGCGAGGGCGAGACCACCCACCGCGAGGCGAACGACTACGCCCCCGGCGATCACCCCTACATCATCGGCGGGACGACCTGCCTGGCGGGCGACGTGGTGGGCGAGTACGTCTTCGACCACGAGTTGCATGTCGGTGACCGCGTCGTGTTCGACGACATGATCCACTACACGATGGTCAAGACGACCTTTTTCAACGGCGTGAAGCACCCTGACCTCGGCATCCTGCACCTCGACGGGAGCTACGAGCGGGTGAAGACCTTCGGGTACGAGGAATTCAAGGCGAAGCTGAGCTGA
- a CDS encoding 2-phosphosulfolactate phosphatase → MRLRVDLLPYGGYSDVVLVVDVLRATTTAVTYLERGADALLLTDTPEAALALRGEGVVLAGERGGLPIPGFDLGNSPVEAARRDFGGQTVVMNTTNGTAAAHIAAGTGKHVLLAALTNAHAAARRARALAREEIAIVCSGTEERVGLDDVYAAGVLAEYLLALGGFSIEDGTRVALTIRRNAGNPFDTLSSSGHGGHLIGLGLEEDVHYAAQISTSPVVPMLDREGSTPEVLRFGRG, encoded by the coding sequence ATGAGGCTGCGCGTGGACCTCCTCCCGTACGGCGGCTATTCCGACGTGGTGCTCGTCGTGGACGTGCTGCGGGCGACGACCACGGCGGTCACGTACCTGGAGCGCGGGGCGGACGCGCTGCTCCTGACCGACACCCCGGAGGCCGCGCTCGCGCTGCGGGGGGAGGGGGTCGTGCTCGCCGGGGAGCGGGGCGGGCTGCCCATCCCCGGCTTCGACCTCGGCAACAGCCCGGTCGAGGCCGCCCGGCGGGACTTCGGCGGGCAGACCGTCGTGATGAACACGACCAACGGCACCGCCGCCGCCCACATCGCCGCGGGGACGGGGAAACACGTGCTGCTGGCCGCGCTCACCAACGCCCACGCCGCCGCGCGCCGCGCCCGCGCGCTCGCCCGCGAGGAGATCGCCATCGTCTGCTCGGGCACCGAGGAGCGGGTCGGGCTGGACGACGTGTACGCCGCCGGGGTCCTCGCCGAGTACCTGCTCGCGCTGGGGGGCTTTTCTATCGAGGACGGCACGCGGGTCGCGCTGACCATCCGCCGCAACGCCGGGAACCCCTTCGACACGCTGTCGAGCAGCGGCCACGGTGGGCATCTCATCGGCCTGGGGCTGGAGGAGGACGTGCACTACGCCGCGCAGATCAGCACGAGCCCCGTCGTGCCCATGCTCGACCGGGAGGGGAGCACACCCGAGGTGCTGCGCTTCGGAAGGGGGTGA
- the rpe gene encoding ribulose-phosphate 3-epimerase, protein MIPPTEASASPPAGRVKLAPSLLACDFTRLGEELARIGSADWAHVDVMDGLFVPNISFGLPILAAARRASALPMDVHLMIERPERYLRDFAEAGADSLTVHVEATPHVHRAVGMIRELGRRAGVTLNPGTPLEAVRPVLPDVDLVLVMSVNPGFGGQRFIPGSVERVRTLRRWLDEIGSAADVQVDGGVTAHNARALADAGATVLVAGSSVFGPDGPEAGLARLREALA, encoded by the coding sequence GTGATTCCACCAACTGAGGCTTCCGCGTCTCCCCCGGCGGGGCGGGTGAAACTGGCCCCCAGCCTGCTGGCCTGCGACTTCACGCGGCTCGGGGAGGAATTGGCCCGCATCGGGAGCGCCGACTGGGCGCACGTGGACGTGATGGACGGGCTGTTCGTGCCCAACATCTCCTTCGGGCTGCCCATCCTGGCGGCCGCCCGCCGCGCGAGCGCCCTCCCGATGGACGTTCACCTCATGATCGAGCGGCCCGAGCGGTATCTGCGCGACTTCGCCGAGGCGGGCGCGGACAGCCTGACGGTGCATGTCGAGGCCACGCCGCACGTCCACCGGGCGGTCGGGATGATCCGCGAACTCGGGAGGCGGGCGGGCGTGACCCTCAACCCCGGCACGCCGCTGGAGGCCGTGCGGCCCGTGCTGCCCGACGTGGACCTCGTCCTGGTGATGAGCGTGAATCCCGGCTTCGGCGGGCAGAGGTTCATTCCCGGGAGCGTCGAGCGGGTCCGCACCCTGCGGCGCTGGCTGGACGAGATCGGGAGCGCGGCGGACGTGCAGGTGGACGGCGGCGTGACCGCGCACAACGCCCGCGCCCTCGCCGACGCGGGCGCGACCGTTCTGGTGGCGGGGAGCAGCGTCTTCGGGCCGGATGGCCCCGAGGCGGGGCTCGCCCGGCTGCGGGAGGCCCTCGCTTGA
- the scpA gene encoding methylmalonyl-CoA mutase yields MTPPDLSAWKALARKDLRGADPETLNRTTPEGLTLRPLYTSADLEGVPADTLPGLPPFIRGPRATMYAARPWTIRQYAGFSTAEESNAFYRRNLAAGQKGLSVAFDLATHRGYDSDHPRVVGDVGKAGVAIDSVEDMKILFDGIPLDEMSVSMTMNGAVLPVLAAFIVAGEEQGVPRAQLSGTIQNDILKEFMVRNTYIYPPTPSMRIVADIIAYTAREMPKFNSISISGYHLQEAGANAALELAYTLADGLEYVRAALASGLDVDEFAPRLSFFFAIGMNFYTEVAKLRAARLLWDEIMARFSPKNPMSRALRTHCQTSGWSLTEQDPYNNIVRTTIEAMAAVFGGTQSLHTNAFDEAIGLPTDFSARIARNTQLIIQEETGIPHVVDPWGGSYLMERLTHDLAEKARELMREVEGLGGMAKAIESGVPKLRIEESAARKQARIDRGEDVIVGVNKYRPTVETHVDVLDIDNAAVREAQIRRLTRVKAERDPQAVRAALSALENAARTGEGNLLALSVDAMRARATVGEVSDALERVWGRHQAEVRTLSGVYAQGYDGDEGFAALQAEIEAFAETEGRRPRILVVKMGQDGHDRGAKVIATGFADLGFDVDVGPLFQTPEEAARQAVENDVHVIGVSSQAAGHKTLIPQLVQALRAEGADDILVVAGGVIPQQDYAALRAAGVAGIFGPGTPILQSAREVLGLLRERQREAPLTP; encoded by the coding sequence ATGACCCCACCCGACCTGTCCGCGTGGAAGGCGCTCGCCCGCAAGGACCTGCGCGGCGCCGACCCCGAGACCCTCAACCGCACGACCCCCGAGGGCCTGACCCTCAGGCCGCTGTACACGTCCGCCGACCTGGAGGGTGTGCCAGCCGACACCCTGCCCGGCTTGCCCCCCTTCATCCGGGGGCCGCGCGCGACCATGTACGCCGCCCGCCCCTGGACCATCCGCCAGTACGCGGGTTTCTCGACCGCCGAGGAGAGCAACGCCTTTTACCGCCGCAACCTCGCCGCCGGGCAGAAGGGCCTCAGCGTCGCCTTCGACCTCGCCACCCACCGGGGCTACGACTCCGACCACCCGCGCGTCGTGGGCGACGTGGGCAAGGCGGGCGTGGCGATTGATTCCGTCGAGGACATGAAGATCCTCTTCGACGGCATTCCGCTGGACGAGATGTCCGTCTCCATGACCATGAACGGCGCCGTCCTCCCCGTCCTCGCCGCCTTCATCGTGGCGGGCGAGGAGCAGGGCGTGCCCCGCGCTCAGCTTTCCGGCACCATCCAGAACGACATCCTGAAAGAGTTCATGGTGCGGAACACGTACATCTATCCGCCCACGCCCTCCATGCGGATTGTGGCGGACATCATCGCCTACACGGCGCGGGAGATGCCGAAGTTCAACTCCATCTCGATCTCGGGCTACCACCTCCAGGAGGCGGGGGCGAACGCGGCGCTGGAACTGGCGTACACGCTGGCGGACGGGCTGGAGTACGTGCGCGCGGCGCTGGCGTCTGGGCTGGACGTGGACGAGTTCGCGCCCCGGCTGAGTTTCTTCTTCGCCATCGGGATGAACTTCTATACCGAGGTCGCCAAACTCCGCGCCGCCCGGCTGCTGTGGGACGAGATCATGGCGAGGTTTAGTCCGAAGAACCCGATGAGCCGCGCGCTGAGGACGCACTGCCAGACCTCGGGCTGGTCGCTGACCGAGCAGGACCCCTACAACAACATCGTCCGCACCACGATAGAGGCGATGGCGGCGGTGTTCGGCGGCACCCAGAGCCTGCACACGAACGCCTTCGACGAGGCCATTGGCCTCCCCACCGACTTCTCCGCCCGCATCGCGCGCAACACGCAGCTCATCATTCAGGAGGAGACGGGCATTCCGCACGTCGTGGACCCCTGGGGCGGCTCGTACCTGATGGAGCGGCTGACGCACGACCTGGCGGAGAAGGCCCGCGAGCTTATGCGCGAGGTCGAGGGGCTGGGCGGCATGGCGAAGGCCATCGAGTCGGGCGTGCCCAAGCTGCGGATCGAGGAGTCGGCGGCCCGAAAGCAGGCCCGCATCGACCGGGGCGAGGACGTGATCGTGGGCGTGAACAAGTACCGCCCGACGGTCGAAACCCATGTGGACGTGCTGGACATTGACAACGCCGCCGTGCGGGAGGCCCAGATCAGGCGGCTTACGCGGGTGAAGGCCGAGCGGGACCCGCAGGCGGTGCGGGCGGCCCTGTCCGCGTTGGAGAACGCCGCCCGCACTGGAGAGGGCAACCTCCTCGCCCTGAGCGTGGACGCCATGCGCGCCCGCGCCACCGTGGGCGAGGTCAGCGACGCGCTGGAGCGGGTCTGGGGCCGCCATCAGGCGGAGGTCCGCACGCTCTCCGGCGTGTACGCCCAGGGCTACGACGGCGACGAGGGCTTCGCGGCCCTGCAAGCCGAGATCGAGGCCTTCGCGGAAACGGAGGGCCGCCGCCCCCGCATCCTCGTCGTGAAGATGGGGCAGGACGGGCACGACCGGGGCGCGAAGGTGATCGCCACGGGCTTCGCCGACCTCGGCTTCGATGTGGACGTGGGTCCCCTCTTCCAGACACCCGAGGAGGCCGCGCGGCAGGCCGTCGAGAACGACGTTCACGTGATCGGCGTGAGCAGCCAGGCCGCCGGGCACAAGACCCTCATCCCGCAACTGGTTCAGGCCCTGAGGGCCGAGGGGGCGGACGACATTCTGGTCGTCGCGGGCGGCGTCATTCCGCAGCAGGACTACGCGGCCCTGAGAGCGGCGGGCGTGGCGGGCATCTTCGGGCCGGGGACGCCCATCCTCCAGTCGGCGCGCGAGGTGCTGGGGCTGCTGCGGGAGCGGCAGCGGGAGGCGCCGTTGACGCCGTAA
- the meaB gene encoding methylmalonyl Co-A mutase-associated GTPase MeaB yields the protein MTAEPAHPLAAPLLSGNRRALARAITLTESTRPDHEAQAQALLAEVLPFAGRSVRVGLTGVPGVGKSTFIEALGMHLAEAGHRVAVLAVDPSSARTGGSIMGDKTRMPRLTVHPNAYIRPSPSGGTLGGVARRTRETITLCEAAGYDVILVETVGVGQSETQVAAMTDLFVLLTLPNAGDELQGIKRGIMELADLCVVNKADTDPKAATRAQTELTAALKLLTPKGAPWRPRALQASALTGAGIREVWEAVGKYRQAVDVAAKRRTQTALWFDELLREAVWRTFQAGVDAGRLRKLRAEVLAGTLTPVQGVRALLSPASEP from the coding sequence GTGACCGCCGAGCCTGCCCATCCCCTCGCGGCCCCACTCCTTTCCGGCAACCGCCGGGCCCTCGCCCGCGCGATCACCCTGACCGAGAGCACCCGCCCCGACCACGAGGCGCAGGCGCAAGCCCTCCTTGCCGAGGTTCTGCCCTTTGCGGGCCGCTCCGTCCGGGTGGGCCTGACGGGGGTGCCGGGCGTGGGCAAAAGCACCTTTATCGAGGCGCTGGGGATGCACCTGGCTGAAGCCGGGCACCGGGTCGCCGTCCTCGCCGTGGACCCCAGCTCCGCGCGGACGGGCGGCTCCATCATGGGGGACAAGACGCGGATGCCCCGGCTGACGGTCCACCCGAACGCCTACATCCGCCCCAGCCCGAGCGGGGGCACGCTCGGCGGGGTGGCCCGGCGCACCCGCGAGACGATCACCCTGTGCGAGGCGGCGGGGTACGACGTGATCCTGGTCGAGACGGTCGGCGTGGGCCAGAGCGAGACGCAGGTGGCGGCGATGACCGACCTTTTCGTGCTGCTGACGCTGCCGAACGCCGGGGACGAGCTTCAGGGCATCAAGCGCGGGATCATGGAACTCGCCGACCTGTGCGTGGTCAACAAGGCGGACACGGACCCGAAAGCCGCCACCCGTGCCCAAACCGAACTGACGGCAGCCCTGAAACTCCTGACTCCAAAAGGGGCTCCCTGGCGTCCCCGCGCCCTGCAAGCCTCGGCCCTCACGGGGGCGGGCATTCGGGAAGTCTGGGAGGCGGTCGGCAAGTACCGGCAGGCCGTGGACGTGGCGGCCAAGCGCCGGACCCAGACGGCCCTCTGGTTCGACGAATTGCTGCGGGAAGCGGTGTGGCGGACCTTCCAGGCGGGTGTAGATGCCGGGCGGTTGAGGAAGCTGCGGGCCGAGGTGCTGGCCGGAACGCTGACGCCCGTGCAGGGTGTGCGGGCGCTCCTCTCCCCCGCTTCGGAACCCTGA
- a CDS encoding RNA-guided endonuclease InsQ/TnpB family protein: MTPIESTTLKAFRYRLYPTKAQTAALESTLLLCQRLYNGMLEERRGAYRKAGKSLTAYDQMKSLPEVKAALPEYAGVNAQVLQDVAKRLDKSFKGFFRRVRTGQTAGYPRFRGRDRYDSLTYPQPSQNSVSGDGKHVYLPKIGNVRLRLHRPFAGKLKTLAVKWEGQEWYAVLTCEVPKAEPLPETGSQVGIDVGTTWFYVTSAGEFCENHRFFQRSSKKLRVAQRTLARKPNKRSNRRRKARERVARLYRKTARQRLQLHHEEAEKLITNHDLICHENLNVKGMTQGNLGGQIHDVGWGQFFRLLSSKAAEAGRRVVTVDPRFTSQRCRVCGHTERGNRVTQANFRCMSCGHTENADVNAAQNILSLGQAFVAQRISTEIACPEKPRPHGLG; this comes from the coding sequence GTGACGCCCATAGAAAGTACCACGCTCAAGGCGTTTCGCTATCGCTTGTACCCAACCAAAGCGCAAACTGCCGCGCTGGAAAGCACCCTGCTACTTTGCCAGCGCCTGTACAACGGGATGCTGGAGGAACGGCGGGGCGCGTACCGGAAGGCGGGCAAAAGCCTTACGGCCTACGACCAGATGAAGTCGCTGCCGGAAGTGAAGGCCGCGCTGCCAGAATACGCCGGGGTGAACGCTCAGGTCTTGCAGGACGTGGCGAAGCGATTGGACAAGAGTTTCAAGGGCTTCTTCCGGCGTGTGAGGACTGGACAGACCGCCGGATACCCGAGGTTCCGGGGACGAGACAGGTACGACTCTCTTACGTATCCGCAGCCCTCACAGAACAGCGTGAGCGGGGACGGGAAGCATGTGTACTTGCCGAAAATCGGCAACGTCCGCCTCAGGCTCCACCGCCCCTTCGCAGGCAAGCTCAAGACGCTGGCCGTGAAGTGGGAGGGGCAGGAGTGGTACGCCGTCCTGACCTGCGAGGTGCCGAAGGCGGAGCCGTTGCCGGAAACGGGTTCACAGGTCGGGATTGACGTGGGGACGACGTGGTTCTACGTCACGTCGGCTGGGGAGTTCTGCGAGAACCACAGGTTCTTTCAGCGTTCCAGCAAGAAACTCCGGGTGGCGCAACGTACCCTCGCTCGCAAGCCGAACAAGCGGAGCAATCGGCGCAGAAAGGCCAGAGAGCGGGTCGCCAGGCTGTACCGTAAGACAGCACGGCAGCGGCTTCAACTGCATCACGAAGAGGCGGAGAAGCTCATCACGAATCACGACCTCATCTGTCACGAGAACCTGAACGTGAAGGGCATGACCCAGGGGAACCTAGGCGGGCAGATTCACGACGTGGGCTGGGGGCAGTTCTTCCGACTTCTCTCCAGCAAAGCGGCAGAGGCTGGCCGGAGAGTCGTCACCGTGGACCCCCGATTCACCTCGCAGCGGTGCCGCGTGTGCGGACACACCGAGCGGGGGAACCGGGTCACACAGGCGAACTTCAGGTGTATGAGCTGTGGGCACACCGAGAATGCGGACGTGAACGCGGCGCAGAACATCTTGAGCCTGGGACAGGCTTTCGTGGCTCAACGTATCTCAACGGAGATTGCGTGCCCCGAGAAGCCCCGCCCCCACGGGCTGGGGTAG
- a CDS encoding ferritin-like domain-containing protein, with product MSDDQTIHTPDAQTLDRRAALGTLGKFGLGVAAFGLAGTPALAAPMKNIDVDVLNFALNLEYLEAAFYLAAVGRVNELRAIGGGAEIRLPAGLDRMSGMQFKDSNVQALARDIAEDELAHVKFLHGALGKAAAPRPVLDLSGAFDAAGQAASGGKIKGFNPYANDLFFLHGAFIFEDVGVTAYNGAATLITNPAYLQAAAGILAVEAYHGGAIRSMLFQQRQVSAAAGLYVGQVVQAISNLRGKVGGGKDMGLTDAAGNAVIAPADKNGVAFPRSTREVLNIVYLAPGAHKGGFYPNGLNGSIK from the coding sequence ATGAGCGACGACCAGACCATCCACACCCCCGATGCCCAGACCCTCGACCGCCGCGCCGCGCTGGGCACCCTCGGCAAGTTCGGCCTGGGCGTCGCCGCCTTCGGCCTCGCCGGGACCCCGGCGCTCGCCGCGCCGATGAAGAACATTGACGTGGACGTGCTGAACTTCGCGCTCAACCTGGAGTACCTGGAGGCGGCCTTCTACCTCGCCGCTGTGGGCCGGGTGAACGAGCTGCGCGCCATCGGGGGCGGGGCGGAGATTCGCCTGCCCGCGGGCCTCGACCGCATGAGCGGGATGCAGTTCAAGGACTCGAACGTGCAGGCGCTGGCCCGCGACATCGCGGAGGACGAACTGGCACACGTGAAGTTCCTGCACGGGGCGCTGGGCAAGGCTGCCGCGCCGCGCCCGGTCCTCGACCTCTCGGGGGCCTTCGACGCCGCCGGGCAGGCCGCGAGCGGGGGCAAGATCAAGGGCTTCAACCCCTACGCGAACGACCTCTTCTTCCTGCACGGGGCCTTTATCTTCGAGGATGTGGGCGTCACCGCGTACAACGGCGCGGCCACCCTGATCACCAACCCCGCCTATCTCCAGGCGGCGGCGGGCATCCTGGCCGTCGAGGCGTACCACGGTGGGGCGATCCGCTCCATGCTGTTCCAGCAGCGGCAGGTCAGCGCGGCGGCCGGGCTGTACGTCGGGCAGGTCGTGCAGGCGATCAGCAACCTGCGCGGCAAGGTCGGCGGCGGCAAGGATATGGGGCTGACGGACGCGGCGGGGAACGCCGTGATCGCCCCGGCTGACAAGAACGGGGTCGCCTTCCCCCGCAGCACGCGCGAGGTGCTCAACATCGTCTACCTGGCTCCGGGCGCGCACAAGGGCGGCTTCTACCCCAACGGGCTCAACGGCAGCATTAAGTGA
- a CDS encoding MDR family MFS transporter: protein MTHPAQPHPLAPRDRAVIAILLVATFVVILNETIMNVALPRLMAELRVDAPTVQWLSTAFMLTMAVVIPVTGFLLQRLSTRRVFFAAMILFSAGTLLAGLAPGFPVLLLARIVQASGTAIMLPLLMTTVLTLVPPERRGAVMGNISIVISVAPAIGPTLSGLILQALSWRFLFLFVLPVALAVLAYGARALVNIGEPRRLTLDVLSVPLSALGFGGVVYALSRVGETPAGLGSPAVSVPLLVGGLSLVLFTWRQLALQRRDAPLLDLRAFRAPQFTLAVLLMMVAMLALFGGAILLPLYLQNIRGLNSLQTGLLLLPGGLLMGLLAPTVGRLFDRYGPAWLAPPGAALLTFTLWQLGGITADTPVWTLLTLHLVLSVGLALLFTPVFTSGLGALPMSLYSHGSAILSTLQQVAGAAGTALLVTVMTGRAAGLLREGVTPLLAQTAGLQAAFLVGAGIAVLAVILALFLRRPAQGPEEAPSHAEGEAPAALPTP, encoded by the coding sequence GTGACGCACCCCGCCCAGCCCCATCCCCTGGCCCCCCGCGACCGCGCCGTGATCGCCATCCTGCTCGTCGCCACCTTCGTGGTCATCCTGAACGAGACGATCATGAACGTGGCCCTGCCCCGGCTGATGGCCGAACTGCGGGTGGACGCCCCCACCGTGCAGTGGCTCTCCACCGCCTTCATGCTGACCATGGCCGTGGTGATCCCCGTCACCGGGTTCCTGCTCCAGCGCCTGAGCACCCGCCGCGTGTTCTTCGCCGCCATGATCCTCTTCAGCGCCGGGACGCTGCTGGCGGGCCTGGCCCCCGGCTTCCCCGTGCTGCTGCTGGCGCGCATCGTGCAGGCCTCGGGCACGGCGATCATGCTGCCGCTGCTCATGACGACTGTTCTGACGCTCGTGCCGCCCGAGCGCCGCGGGGCCGTGATGGGCAACATCAGCATCGTGATCTCGGTCGCCCCGGCGATTGGGCCGACCCTCTCGGGCCTGATCCTCCAGGCGCTCTCCTGGCGCTTCCTGTTCCTGTTCGTGCTGCCGGTCGCGCTGGCGGTGCTGGCCTACGGGGCACGGGCGCTGGTAAACATCGGCGAGCCGCGGCGCCTGACCCTCGACGTTCTCTCTGTGCCGCTCTCCGCGCTGGGCTTCGGCGGGGTCGTGTATGCCCTGAGCCGTGTGGGGGAGACCCCGGCGGGGCTGGGGAGTCCGGCGGTCAGCGTTCCGCTGCTGGTGGGGGGCCTGTCCCTCGTGCTGTTCACCTGGCGGCAACTCGCCCTGCAACGGCGTGACGCTCCGCTGCTGGACCTCCGGGCCTTCCGCGCGCCGCAGTTCACGCTGGCCGTCCTGCTGATGATGGTCGCCATGCTGGCCCTGTTCGGCGGCGCGATCCTGCTGCCCCTCTACCTCCAGAACATTCGCGGCCTGAATTCGCTCCAGACCGGGCTGCTGCTCCTGCCGGGTGGCCTGCTGATGGGCCTGCTGGCACCCACCGTCGGGCGGCTCTTCGACCGCTACGGCCCGGCGTGGCTGGCCCCTCCCGGCGCGGCGCTGCTGACCTTCACCCTCTGGCAACTGGGCGGCATCACGGCGGATACCCCGGTCTGGACGCTGCTGACCCTGCACCTCGTGCTCAGCGTGGGCCTGGCTCTGCTCTTCACCCCCGTGTTCACCAGCGGGCTGGGCGCCCTGCCCATGTCCCTCTACTCGCACGGCAGCGCGATCCTCAGCACGCTGCAACAGGTGGCGGGTGCTGCCGGAACCGCCCTCCTGGTCACGGTGATGACGGGCCGCGCGGCTGGACTGCTGCGCGAGGGCGTCACGCCCCTGCTCGCGCAGACGGCGGGGTTGCAGGCCGCGTTCCTCGTGGGAGCGGGTATCGCCGTCCTCGCGGTCATCCTCGCCCTGTTCCTGCGCCGCCCCGCACAGGGGCCAGAAGAGGCCCCGTCCCACGCCGAAGGTGAGGCACCCGCCGCCCTCCCCACGCCCTGA
- a CDS encoding DNA-binding protein has translation MTDGQKVPEQASNFPTGLSQPARRALRAAGFTSLEELRTVRAADLLRLHGMGPKALAQLRAALAERGLALADEDGKNDPSR, from the coding sequence ATGACGGACGGCCAGAAGGTTCCAGAGCAGGCGAGCAATTTTCCAACCGGACTGTCCCAACCCGCCCGGCGGGCGCTCCGTGCTGCGGGATTTACCTCCCTTGAGGAGCTGAGGACGGTTCGCGCGGCCGACCTCCTCCGCCTCCACGGGATGGGGCCGAAGGCCCTGGCGCAACTCCGCGCCGCCCTCGCCGAGAGAGGCCTCGCGTTGGCGGACGAGGACGGCAAGAACGACCCGAGCAGGTGA
- a CDS encoding ADP-ribose pyrophosphatase has protein sequence MSGPAAVYVGRFQPPHVAHVGTVLHALEHAPRVLVLLGSANLARSVRNPFGERERAAMFGAALREAGVRRDRVIFRPLPDRFDADAWAADVRGAARGVFGEGPPISLVGFEKDASTSYLRWFPGWARLVTPHRPGLNATDLRAAFLTGRPLPQGVPGPVRAFLTRFALTPAFARLQAEWVAVEAARASLPPGAHLHEERWLDVRAGQVWLNTRMGAIGRGLWELPGRVLPPGEQPVPAGAVFDHPARALVAPTAAHVALGPPPAVFPARPVPLARALALPRRFHEDHHVILTRLLRGS, from the coding sequence ATGAGCGGGCCCGCCGCCGTCTACGTGGGCCGCTTCCAGCCGCCGCACGTGGCGCACGTGGGGACGGTGCTGCACGCCCTGGAACACGCCCCCCGGGTCCTCGTGCTGCTGGGGAGCGCGAACCTCGCCCGCTCGGTGCGGAACCCGTTCGGCGAGAGGGAACGGGCAGCGATGTTCGGGGCGGCCCTGCGGGAGGCGGGCGTGCGGCGCGACCGGGTCATCTTCCGCCCCCTTCCCGACCGCTTCGACGCGGACGCCTGGGCGGCGGACGTGCGGGGGGCGGCCCGCGGGGTGTTCGGGGAGGGGCCGCCCATCTCGCTCGTCGGCTTCGAGAAGGACGCCAGCACGAGCTACCTGCGCTGGTTCCCCGGCTGGGCGCGTCTGGTCACGCCCCACCGGCCCGGCCTGAACGCGACCGACCTGCGCGCGGCGTTCCTGACCGGGCGGCCCCTCCCGCAGGGTGTCCCGGGGCCCGTCCGCGCCTTCCTCACCCGTTTTGCCCTTACGCCCGCCTTCGCCCGCTTGCAGGCCGAGTGGGTGGCGGTGGAGGCGGCCCGCGCGAGCCTCCCGCCCGGCGCCCACCTGCACGAGGAACGCTGGCTGGACGTGCGGGCGGGACAGGTGTGGCTGAATACCCGGATGGGGGCGATTGGGCGCGGGCTGTGGGAGTTACCCGGACGTGTCCTGCCTCCCGGGGAACAGCCCGTTCCTGCTGGCGCCGTGTTCGACCACCCCGCCCGTGCCCTCGTCGCCCCCACCGCTGCCCACGTGGCCCTGGGTCCGCCGCCCGCCGTCTTCCCGGCCCGCCCGGTGCCCCTCGCCCGCGCGCTCGCTCTGCCGCGCCGCTTTCACGAGGATCACCACGTCATCCTCACGCGGCTGCTGCGAGGGAGCTGA